In the genome of Pseudoglutamicibacter cumminsii, one region contains:
- a CDS encoding NADH:flavin oxidoreductase/NADH oxidase, which yields MASTLFTELTIPAREGAGLTVSNRAFVSPMCQYSAPRTGVPQPWHLVHYGAFATGGFGLITVESTAVEARGRISDQDLGLWSDEQIDAHRTMVEFMHAHGAAAAVQLGHAGGKASTYPHLPNEPEGPLDEDRAWEVIAPGSEPIQPGLLTPCAMTTEDIRDVIEAFREAARRADQAGYDAVQLHGAHGYLIHEFFSPLTNQRDDEYGQDRARFALEVATAVREVWPAHKPLGIRLSASDWVDEGVTVQDTIELAHRLLNETGVTWFDISSGGIHPDPKVIPVGAGYQVPLAAAIRQALPAEQAVVSAVGLITEPAQAETIVASGQADAASIGRAALRNPRWAAVAARSLRVRVENNPASDAYWRGMR from the coding sequence GTGGCTTCCACGCTGTTTACTGAACTGACCATCCCGGCGCGCGAAGGTGCGGGCCTGACGGTAAGCAACCGCGCGTTCGTCTCCCCGATGTGCCAGTACTCCGCGCCACGCACCGGCGTTCCACAGCCGTGGCATCTGGTGCATTACGGAGCGTTCGCGACCGGCGGTTTCGGCCTCATCACGGTCGAATCCACCGCTGTTGAGGCACGCGGCCGGATCTCGGATCAAGACCTCGGCTTGTGGTCGGATGAGCAGATTGATGCCCACCGCACGATGGTGGAGTTCATGCACGCTCACGGCGCGGCTGCCGCTGTTCAGCTGGGGCACGCGGGCGGCAAAGCCTCGACCTATCCGCACTTGCCTAACGAGCCTGAAGGGCCGTTGGACGAAGACCGTGCGTGGGAGGTCATCGCGCCGGGTTCAGAACCGATCCAGCCGGGACTTCTCACTCCGTGCGCGATGACCACCGAGGACATCCGCGACGTCATCGAGGCGTTCCGTGAGGCCGCGCGCCGCGCGGATCAAGCCGGCTACGACGCCGTGCAGCTCCACGGGGCCCACGGCTACCTGATCCACGAGTTCTTCTCCCCGCTCACCAATCAGCGCGATGACGAGTACGGGCAGGACCGTGCACGTTTCGCGCTCGAGGTCGCAACTGCGGTGCGCGAGGTCTGGCCGGCACACAAGCCGCTGGGCATCCGCTTGTCCGCAAGCGACTGGGTCGACGAGGGTGTCACCGTACAGGACACCATCGAGCTAGCCCACCGGTTGCTCAACGAAACCGGCGTGACCTGGTTCGACATCTCTTCCGGCGGCATCCACCCGGACCCTAAGGTCATCCCGGTCGGTGCCGGCTACCAAGTTCCACTGGCTGCCGCGATCCGCCAAGCGCTACCCGCTGAACAAGCTGTGGTGAGCGCGGTCGGTCTCATCACCGAGCCAGCACAAGCCGAAACCATCGTGGCTAGCGGACAAGCAGACGCCGCATCAATCGGCCGCGCGGCCCTCCGCAACCCACGCTGGGCAGCTGTCGCCGCACGTTCGCTGCGCGTCCGCGTAGAAAACAACCCCGCATCGGACGCTTACTGGCGCGGAATGCGCTAA